A stretch of DNA from Brevibacterium sp. CBA3109:
CTTCGGTCAGGTCGCCGATCGATTGGGCAGGCGTCCGGCGTTCTGGATCTTTCAGGCCGGAGCTATCGTCTCGATCCTGGTGTACAGCCAAATGACCGATCCCACCGCGCTGCTGGTGGGAGGATTCTTCATGGGAGCCTTCGCCAACGGCATGCTGGGCGGGCACGGGGCACTGCTGGCAGAGATGTACCCGACGCAGGTGCGAGCCACAGCACAGAACGTCGTTTTCAACATCGGACGTGCCCTGGGCGGACTTGCACCCGTGGTCATCGCCCTGCTCGCCGACTCCTTCGGGTTCGCGTTCGCACTCGCGCTGCTGCCGATCATCTACATCATCCAGTTCCTCGCCATGTTCCTGTTGCCGGAGAAGCGCGGCATCGAACTGGAATAGCGGCATCGAACTGGAATAGCGGCATCGAACTGGAGCGGGCAGGCCCGTCCGGCCAGGGACGGTCGGAGCATTCCCGCGTCATTGTGGCCTAGCGTTCGAAATTACCCAGGTTGTCGAACGCTAGGCCACAATGATGAGCACTCGACCAGCCAGAACTTCGCAGGGAGGGACACCTAGGGGAGAGCCACTCAGAAAAGGTTTGTGCCCTCGCCGCTATGTGAGGTGGTGCTTGAGAATTCTTGCGAATTGCATCATGTTGGTTTTCTTCGACACTCTGAGCACGGTCCAGCCTGCGGCGTTCAGCGCCTCTAACCGACGATTGTCCGCGGCGAACTGTGCGTCGGAGCTTCGGTGGTGGTCACCTTCATACTCGATTGCCACCTTCTTCTCGGGGTATCCGAGGTCGGGGTGGAGCACGCCGGGTACGACTGAACAGCGGATGGCAGGATGGATGACAGGTTCAGGGAAGCCATGATTGATCAGCCAGAGTCGTAGCCAGGTTTCACGCGGAGAGTCGACGCCTTCACGCATCATTTCAAGAGCGCTTTCCGTAGTCTTCCTGTCGTGAATGCGGTCACGGTCGGTGACCTCTCTCCTCAGCGACGACAGCGAGGTAAGAGCCTCACCATGCCACGGGCCGATTGCTGCCTCGCCGAGCGTTGTGAGTTCAGCGACGTTCAGAATCGGGGCAAGCTCGACGAAAAGCTGCGGCACAGATATGAGTGGCAAGTCGAAGAAGCTCGAGGTCCTCAACTCTTTGTACCGGTGGAGTGCTACCCCGGGTCGAGTCATCGACGCGTTGAGTGCTGGGGTAACGACATGCACGCTCCGCTCATTCAGGTGAGCTGGGAGGGGGAGCCCATAGAGTCGTGCAGCGGTGAGATTGCACCCGGCGACTTCGTCGTCGAGCTTGAGCATGGCTTTCACATGCATCTGCTTCCGCAGCCACTGGTGATCAGCCCACAGCGGGGCGATGACAGAGGTCTCGGGCTGAGTGTCGATCCAGATACCGCGAATGAGCTGAACATACCTGGAGTCGGTTCGCAGCCGATACGGGCTGATGCCACGGGCGGACGCTTCGTGGCGGGTGAATGGCACAGGAGCGGTGAGGAACTGGACTGGGCGGTTCCCGGTCAGGCGGTGGTGATCTAGTGGCGCTGGGCTGGACTGTCCTGCCATGTCGTGGTCGGTCTTCATAACCAGTGACAGTGACACTTTCCCACCTGCAACGGAACAATGAGGAGCGTGCCTGTGGAGGAAGATCTGGCATCCACAGGCCATTTGCACATGAGTGGTGGCCCCCGCCATGGAGCTGTGCACGCGAGTTGAAGGCAGGTTCGGCCCCGTCAGCTCGGACGAAGGTCGTGCAAAGGCCAACGACTTTCGGACGTATGCTGCGTCATTGTGGGCCGGCGTTCGAAATATCCCCAATAGTCGCACGCAAGTCCACATCGACGTCGGTATCACGGAGGCACATCGACGGCGGCCAGGCGGCATATCGGGCCAGTCCCAACGGGGACGATCGGCGTCCATGACATATTGTGACGGCCGGGGCGCCGGGCTGGGGCTTGCCCAGACAATACTGAGTCATTGTGAATAGTCCAGAACCTGCCGGTACTTCGGCACACGCACCAGATACCACCTGCCGAGACGATGGAACGCGAACAAGCGAGGGAGGGGCGTCCCCACGGATCATCCGCAGCGCCTCGGACATCCACTCCGTCCTCGCCGAATTCGGGTCCCAGGGCACGAAGACCAAGGCGGTCATCATCCTCGCCCTGGGTGGGATCTTCATGGATGCCTACGACTTCTCATCCTTGGCCTTCGGCATCACCGCGATCAAGGAGCAGTTCGGGCTCTCGGGCTTCATGACCGGGCTCGTCAACGCCTCGATCATGGTCGGAGCCGTCATCGGTGCACTGTTCGGCGGATACCTCGTCGACCGCTTCGGGCGCTACAAACTGTTCATGGCCGATATGGTCTTCTTCGTCGTCGCCGCCATCGGCTGTGCCGTGGCCCCCGACGAATGGGTTCTCATCTTCTTCCGCTTCGTCATGGGCATCGGCGTCGGGCTCGATCTGCCCGTGGCGATGGCCTTCCTCGCCGAATTCTCCAAGCTCAAGGGCAAGGGCAACCGTTCGCAGCGCGTCAATGCCTGGTCTCCTGCCTGGTACATCGCCACAGGAATCGGCTACCTCGTCGTCCTCATCATCTTCATCAGCCTGCCCTATGACCAGCACGCCATCCTGTGGCGCCTCGTGGTGGGCTTCGGTGCGGTCCCAGCACTCGTGGTGCTCATCGTCCGCCGCCGCTACCTCGCCGAATCACCCGAATGGCTCGCGAACCAGGGCGACCTGCGCGCGGCAGTTGACGTCATGCGCTCACACCACAACCTCGACGTGGAACTCGCCGCGGATGTGGGCACCGCAGGGACAGGCACACCCGCGGTGTCGAAGAGCGGCGGCAAGTGGAGCGGGTTCGCGGAACTCTTCGCCCCGCAGTATCGTGTGCGCACGATCGTCGCACTGTGCGTGTCGGTGTTCTCCACCTTCGGGTACAACGCCGTCGCCTACGGCACCCCGCTGATCATCACGACCCTGTTCCACCAGACGCCACTGGTCACGATCATCGCCTCGCTCGTCATCAACCTCGGATTCGGAGCCATCGGCGGACTGCTGGGCATGACGATCGTCAATCGTTTCGGCACCCGCCGCATCACCCTCGTGGGCTTCGTGATCCAGGCAGTGGCACTGGCTCTGCTGGCCATCGTCGGCATCCCGACCGGTGCTCTCGTGCTCGTTTCCGTGGCGATGCTCGCGGCCTTCGTCTTCGCCCAGGCCGGTGGGCCAGGAGCCAACCTGATGAACTACGCGACCCTGTCCTACCCGACGAGGCTGCGCGGAATCGGCATCGGCTTCAACCAGTCCGTGCTGCGTGCGTTTTCGATCGTCTCCCTCATCATGTTCCCGATTCTGGCCGGCTCCATGGGCACCGGCGTCTTCTGGATCGTCGCCTGTGCACCCTTGGCCGGCGCGATCGCAGTGGGCATCGTCAAGTGGGATCCGACGGCGAAGGACGTCGAAGAGGAGCTGTGACGCTCTGACGCAGGAATTGAGTGCACTCGGGCGCCATCGGCTGATTGTCAGCCGGTGGCGCCCTTTCTCTCGCATAGCGAGATAATGGTATGCCAAAAAATGACGCTCATTTCAGCAATCGACGAGCCTGTGGTCAGCGATCTTGTGTCCCGCGCAACCGTTGTCGTAGAGCATTTCAGCGTGGATTTCCGAGCAGGTCCATTGCGTGTGATCTGTGACTCAGGTTACGCTGACCGGGACAGAAATCACCACCACAGCGCTGTGATCCGACATGTGGTATCCCAGGGGTGTGCTTTTCAGATGTGAGGGACCCCCATGGCAAAGACTGAGGCCACACAGGACTCCGCGCCCAAGTGGATGGGGCCGAGCCCCGAGCAGTTGGCGGCTCATCACATCAGCCCACGGTTCTACAACTCGGATCTGGCGCCGAGTCGAAAAGAAGGGCGCAGCTGGACCGCTTACAGCGTCTTCACCCTCTGGGCCAATGACGTCCACTCACTCGGCAACTACGGCTTCGCCTTCGGACTCTTCGCGCTCGGCCTCGGTGCCTGGCAGATCCTCGTCGCACTTCTCGTCGGTGCCGGCCTGCTCTTCTTCCTGCTGACGCTCTCCGGCTTCATGGGCCACAAGACCGGGGTGCCCTATCCCGTGATGAGCCGCATCGCCTTCGGCATCCACGGTGCGCAGCTTGCAGCCTCGGTGCGTGGCATCGTCGCCATCGCCTGGTTCGGCATCCAGACCTACCTGGCCTCCAGTGTCCTGGGCGTCTTGCTCATCACCCTTGTGCCCGGCTTCCAGTCGTGGGCCGAGGTCGAGTTCCTCGGTCTCTCCGGGCTGGGCTGGTTCTCGTTCACTCTGCTCTGGATCGTCCAGGTCATCATCGTCAGCTATGGCATGGAGATGATCCGCAGATATGAGGCGATCGCCGGGCCGATCATCCTCGTCACCTTCGTCTCGCTGGCCATCTGGATGCTCGCTCGCGTCGACTTCTCCATTTCCTGGGCCCGAGACGGTGCCCTGTCCGGTTGGCCGATGTGGATGCACATCCTCGGCGGAGGGCCCCTGTGGGTCGCGATCTACGGCACCTTCGTCCTCAATTTCTCTGACTTCACCCGCGCAGCCAAGAACAAGGGGTCGATCGTCGTCGGCAACTTCTGGGGCATTCCGATCAATA
This window harbors:
- a CDS encoding endonuclease domain-containing protein is translated as MKAMLKLDDEVAGCNLTAARLYGLPLPAHLNERSVHVVTPALNASMTRPGVALHRYKELRTSSFFDLPLISVPQLFVELAPILNVAELTTLGEAAIGPWHGEALTSLSSLRREVTDRDRIHDRKTTESALEMMREGVDSPRETWLRLWLINHGFPEPVIHPAIRCSVVPGVLHPDLGYPEKKVAIEYEGDHHRSSDAQFAADNRRLEALNAAGWTVLRVSKKTNMMQFARILKHHLT
- a CDS encoding MFS transporter yields the protein MNSPEPAGTSAHAPDTTCRDDGTRTSEGGASPRIIRSASDIHSVLAEFGSQGTKTKAVIILALGGIFMDAYDFSSLAFGITAIKEQFGLSGFMTGLVNASIMVGAVIGALFGGYLVDRFGRYKLFMADMVFFVVAAIGCAVAPDEWVLIFFRFVMGIGVGLDLPVAMAFLAEFSKLKGKGNRSQRVNAWSPAWYIATGIGYLVVLIIFISLPYDQHAILWRLVVGFGAVPALVVLIVRRRYLAESPEWLANQGDLRAAVDVMRSHHNLDVELAADVGTAGTGTPAVSKSGGKWSGFAELFAPQYRVRTIVALCVSVFSTFGYNAVAYGTPLIITTLFHQTPLVTIIASLVINLGFGAIGGLLGMTIVNRFGTRRITLVGFVIQAVALALLAIVGIPTGALVLVSVAMLAAFVFAQAGGPGANLMNYATLSYPTRLRGIGIGFNQSVLRAFSIVSLIMFPILAGSMGTGVFWIVACAPLAGAIAVGIVKWDPTAKDVEEEL
- a CDS encoding NCS1 family nucleobase:cation symporter-1; this translates as MAKTEATQDSAPKWMGPSPEQLAAHHISPRFYNSDLAPSRKEGRSWTAYSVFTLWANDVHSLGNYGFAFGLFALGLGAWQILVALLVGAGLLFFLLTLSGFMGHKTGVPYPVMSRIAFGIHGAQLAASVRGIVAIAWFGIQTYLASSVLGVLLITLVPGFQSWAEVEFLGLSGLGWFSFTLLWIVQVIIVSYGMEMIRRYEAIAGPIILVTFVSLAIWMLARVDFSISWARDGALSGWPMWMHILGGGPLWVAIYGTFVLNFSDFTRAAKNKGSIVVGNFWGIPINMLVFGLVVISLAGAQYTIDGTVITSPADIVQTIGNPILLALASLALLILTVAVNLMANFVAPTYALTNMFPRYLNFRSAAIISAVIGFVILPWNLYDSPVVIVYFLGGLGALLGPLFGVIMVDYWVIRKTKVNVPQLYTEANDGEYFYHRGINWRAIGAFIPAALISLVFALVPAFAGFSEFSWFSGAGIAAVIYFIIARRNFTFREVDGEEIAVPTTH
- a CDS encoding MFS transporter, whose translation is MQNFGYFGIIAWLPNYLSEKMELGVTKGSLWTAVTVIGMLAGILIFGQVADRLGRRPAFWIFQAGAIVSILVYSQMTDPTALLVGGFFMGAFANGMLGGHGALLAEMYPTQVRATAQNVVFNIGRALGGLAPVVIALLADSFGFAFALALLPIIYIIQFLAMFLLPEKRGIELE